In Xiphophorus couchianus chromosome 24, X_couchianus-1.0, whole genome shotgun sequence, a single genomic region encodes these proteins:
- the atp1b1b gene encoding sodium/potassium-transporting ATPase subunit beta-1b, with protein sequence MPSNKDDGGWKEFLWNSEKGELLGRTGGSWFKVALFYVIFFGILAGIFVGTIQAMLMTLSENKPTWQDRVAPPGLSHTPRVDKAEVFFSVRESETYLPYVKAMRDFVKLYDDNIQTNNMLFEDCGEQPADYKHRGDLESDMGGVKACRFPRTLLGPCSGIEDNDFGFKDGKPCLIVKLNRIVNFRPRPPSNNDSIPEEAKPKVQANIIPLYCTNKREEDADKIGEIKYYGIGEGFPLQYYPYYGKRHHPQYLQPLVALQFTNLTRNTELRIECKVFGENLYYNEKDRYQGRFDIKIQVDS encoded by the exons ATGCCCTCCAATAAAGATGACGGCGGCTGGAAGGAGTTCCTGTGGAATTCAGAGAAGGGGGAGCTGCTGGGGCGAACGGGGGGAAGCTGGT TCAAAGTTGCGCTCTTCTATGTCATCTTCTTCGGCATCCTGGCGGGGATCTTCGTTGGCACCATCCAGGCCATGTTGATGACCTTGAGTGAGAACAAGCCCACCTGGCAGGACAGAGTTGCGCCCCCTG GCCTTTCACACACCCCACGTGTTGACAAAGCTGAGGTGTTCTTCAGCGTGAGGGAGTCGGAGACCTACCTGCCTTATGTCAAAGCTATGAGGGACTTCGTGAAACTTTACGATGACAACATTCAGACCAACAACATGTTGTTTGAGGACTGCGGTG AACAACCCGCAGACTACAAGCATAGAGGTGACTTGGAGAGCGACATGGGTGGCGTTAAGGCTTGCAGGTTCCCCAGGACTCTGCTGGGTCCTTGCTCCGGCATTGAAGACAATGATTTTGGCTTCAAGGACGGCAAGCCATGCCTGATTGTGAAGCTCAACCGGATCGTCAACTTTCGTCCCAGG CCTCCCAGCAACAATGACAGCATTCCTGAAGAGGCAAAGCCCAAAGTCCAGGCCAACATCATCCCTCTCTACTGCACTAACAAG AGAGAGGAGGATGCTGATAAAATCGGGGAGATCAAATATTACGGAATAGGCGAGGGCTTCCCTCTGCAGTATTACCCCTACTACGGCAAGCGCCATCATCCCCAATACCTCCAGCCACTGGTGGCGCTGCAGTTCACCAACCTGACCCGGAACACTGAACTGCGCATCGAGTGCAAAGTGTTTGGAGAAAACCTCTACTACAACGAGAAGGACCGCTACCAGGGACGCTTTGACATCAAGATCCAGGTTGACTCATGA